A genomic segment from Oncorhynchus keta strain PuntledgeMale-10-30-2019 chromosome 9, Oket_V2, whole genome shotgun sequence encodes:
- the setx gene encoding probable helicase senataxin has protein sequence MMSMCRWCTSLGDDVAKLLQRYWDLSWLAEDEEAVNEKVALNDDLDKCLECVVAYHRAKEELPGLHRSLWELETSRLLDLFSHAAKDAQPAKDLSYVEEDGREIGVSNISPAVYEDRLGVPLSEVLKYPYLLASPELSEMCVEAICKMEEYNSFRVCSKDPGIYLLLVHPNETVRRWAIGAARSLGKVDRDDFYDLQDIFTCMFYIVELRIPQNFPDMDTSYDPTTKMTLLQPHLYDSKNAKNYWLGICMLLTQLDAQAMDSLFLGPDKQANILLCILNALKDEEPSNEMDPFWPVLQCFMVILDCLGSRFWGQIEPSQAFQAITQSPSYSGELESIRQQTMISRVKTETTYDDDMVTCSQMVYDSNTKVTKGSRRSRGVDSNVVYEDMSSLVNLLHSDVGQALRVHDSTFLWFIPFVKSVMDLDEHSVLYITEVVHYLCGEISTDLPKPQVRICDKVTEFFTLILVHIIELHLGSGRMNMLYYCAPKWVGVLVKCATLPGDAFVHTSECPVSHSVSSTSSLRVSVPRKASTSRAVPQACMHIIRSLLKEGTRLNPNSKCHHFLNLLNKHLRDGQQREWKLIRPEIQELQICLKDYVKMMMNRPNISTSPPEPLDIEAGPVAPTTLPLQSSNDPSGPSSLAEFNPPIKQEGLWDDVEGSTSGGGDFSGVQRGWDINIALVKKEPLMPEEEFLEPTNDSRPTQDNLTSLRADPEKIQVIKSRLGQLMTKKSKSERARPSVGLSEFGKEKPENLLTSRREEASNLQGISRHPPCLQESIDNVPLSVLKSNLKAKKGSKSSRDRSKGNSRQFDRPQSPPKSTSDVIVISDDEATLDVGRARRPECLSENYQIKNEPDASDKNRSPWRDYDGDMSESQVFEFETQEDMVSAWSKRDSESNMPPEKPKDDSPVSPTSREPLSSWECDTQPIYDEDIERACQQVEKELEKPKTPPQGLKRAIVVKKRNILVDAKPLASKCLSKKPTVVEKRFKEPVKDAPHAVTPPLRKSSSTVRSNRLETETHSSLTTSAISHKTSLTPAIVPPKKVRKAIEPVSTAEKLGLKKKVRKAFDLSQGSRDSVGDLRHHGATVNVPQAKKLTRQTKRSKVTFPQKRVVKGSNNKLFQFFRQSKQALGAGISEKAEPMKRNPKKIDEIQTPSFATEEDDEDEDLQCSQQDPARHEEQLTFNRSSQRANEDKPASSNTVSSVLSNMDRQISPYFQRNDVTPGPSGQVPNSNEGEDDDEDWMHLTQMEPTEMEMCTQLEEEEDFFYTQRDPVDMDIDADSQRPFEDKGGSSDLTWFKQADEGQEAPLATQTFKKPATPPPSRSNLTQDDERLFLKPGMSPMSVKKAKPSTTKIYATSSSRSASLVQEMERTANAPFSASSAPAGRGRPARPVVPARPVVPVLPVVHAQSPCVRQLPPHLEVGQSLPLNRLLYKPIAPQPPPKPIPPKQPPPRPEQNLPRPPCLPLRPVQHSNTCSTPQPSTSRHDAPFRSQIPNPEVGFRFDTSFLVQHILKWTFDMFSNYKQFGIPSEVCELPLKEVGSSFSSYDEYYKTFYPLLLTNTFEELAGEWLKNKESGKVVTQNLKVVAHEYSHSVWNVSFTASIIASDDSRQMFPREEDLVILWLPQNRGAYSWHEQDLLDPQEQFGYVQRSNVCNGGVGQCPTLNLMIKTLGNVRLANKQAVRCDVVGSLVSTMREFRAICLLNGSSMRKPLLAPHVSYFQPGPEVIPSLNLPDYNLDQMRAVTTGLSVIRNQQLTPKICLIHGPPGTGKSKTIVGMLQKLFSEGVQSMTPPVNRHSEPRRMRVLLCAPSNAAIDNLMKKIIPVFKEKCRNIQGNCGDINLVRLGNERTISKNLKPFSLDSQVKNKTQRAQMSQDSDIHRRRAQLDENIDKISKILPKLQKKEEMYHELAAQKSRMLQERETLSLQLKKSRIRKQETQAQVLQDAHMVCCTLSTSGSTVLESAFRRLGHKPFSCVIVDEAGQATETETLIPLLYHCNALILVGDPHQLPPTVISQKAKELKYGQSLMARLVKNLARYCKENKKPSPVVFLSCQYRMHPEICEFPSKHIYCKALKTDSETAERRGNIGWPLLPYRVFDVTDGQEVKEGASFSNLKEVQLVVFLLRLMAEKQQVKVGVITPYNAQKDRINREMAKVVNKNLTVDVDTVEGFQGREMDCVIVSCVRASHEQGGIGFLGNRQRLNVTITRAKFSLFILGHLRTLQENQDWGALIKDAATRDVIISTNEMTFKTDARKIFKKELTRSSSYPLREPGPPSAAPCPNADPPRPAPFQLRRSSEPALFAQGRDSPQQPWSASPPQDADRPRDPRLVVQTPQHRPDWNPGAERIRLPQAEIRRDPRAERDPRGCNSPEQRHPTGYQNQRWAVRERDREQHRSPITAPYPGDGVNRPPRDPSQRDYNCYSATAFNHHTHTHPRKRDPDPRWIPPTHSKRGRERTDH, from the exons AGTCTATGGGAGTTGGAGACGTCCAGGCTCCTGGACTTGTTTTCACATGCAGCAAAAGACGCACAGCCGGCAAAGGACCTCAGCTATGTAGAAGAGGACGGCCGGGAAATCGGAGTGTCAAACATCAGCCCCGCAGTGTACGAGGACCGTCTTGGGGTTCCCCTGTCAGAGGTCCTCAAATACCCCTACCTGCTGGCATCCCCTGAATTGA GTGAAATGTGTGTTGAGGCAATTTGTAAGATGGAGGAATATAACTCCTTCCGGGTGTGTTCTAAAGATCCAGGGATCTACCTCCTCCTCGTCCACCCCAACGAGACG GTTAGGCGGTGGGCAATTGGTGCTGCAAGGTCTTTAGGTAAGGTGGACCGAGACGACTTTTATGACCTTCAGGACATCTTCACCTGCATGTTCTACATTGTCGAGCTGAGAATCCCCCAGAACTTCCCAGACATGGATACGTCCTATGATCCGACGACTAAGATGACATTGCTGCAACCGCATCTTTACGATTCCAAAAATGCAAAAAACTACTGGTTGG GTATCTGTATGCTTCTGACACAGCTGGATGCCCAGGCTATGGACTCCCTGTTCCTGGGGCCAGACAAACAGGCCAACATACTGCTCTGTATCCTTAATGCCTTGAAGG ATGAAGAACCATCCAACGAGATGGATCCCTTCTGGCCAGTCTTGCAATGTTTTATGGTGATCTTGGATTGTTTGGGCTCCAGGTTTTGGGGTCAGATTGAGCCATCCCAAGCCTTCCAGGCCATCACACAAAGCCCTAGCTACTCTGGAGAGCTCGAAAGCATCCGACAACAAACCATGAT ATCACGGGTTAAAACAGAAACTACATATGATGATGACATGGTGACCTGCAGTCAGATGGTATATGACAGTAACACCAAAGTGACCAAG GGAAGCAGACGCTCACGTGGTGTGGATAGCAATGTGGTCTATGAGGATATGAGTTCTCTGGTCAACCTCCTGCATTCAGACGTTGGACAGGCATTGCGTGTGCACGACAGCACATTTCTCTGGTTCATCCCCTTTGTAAAATCTGTTATGGACCTTGACGAACACAGCGTCCTATACATTACTGAGGTTGTCCACTACCTATGTGGGGAGATCAGCACAGACCTCCCGAAGCCCCAGGTTCGCATATGTGACAAGGTCACAGAGTTCTTCACTCTTATTCTGGTCCATATCATCGAATTGCACCTGGGGAGTGGCCGCATGAATATGCTCTATTACTgcgctcccaagtgggtgggcgtGTTAGTGAAATGTGCCACCCTGCCTGGTGACGCTTTCGTCCATACCTCTGAATGTCCAGTTTCTCACTCTGTGTCTTCCACATCCTCCTTGAGGGTCAGTGTGCCCCGAAAGGCCTCTACTAGCAGGGCTGTTCCACAGGCATGCATGCATATCATCCGGTCCCTGCTGAAGGAAGGGACCAGGTTGAACCCCAACAGCAAGTGCCACCACTTCCTGAACCTTCTGAACAAGCACCTCAGAGACGGGCAACAGAGGGAGTGGAAGCTGATTAGGCCAGAGATTCAGGAGCTTCAGATCTGTTTGAAGGACTATGTCAAGATGATGATGAACAGGCCAAACATAAGTACTTCTCCACCTGAACCGCTGGACATTGAGGCAGGGCCTGTGGCACCAACCACACTACCACTTCAGTCAAGCAATGACCCCTCGGGACCTAGCAGCTTAGCTGAATTTAACCCTCCTATAAAACAGGAAGGGTTGTGGGATGATGTCGAAGGCAGTACATCTGGTGGTGGGGATTTTTCTGGAGTTCAGAGGGGGTGGGACATAAACATAGCGTTGGTGAAAAAGGAGCCCCTAATGCCTGAAGAGGAGTTTTTAGAGCCGACTAATGATTCTAGACCAACCCAAGACAACTTAACTTCCTTGAGGGCAGATCCAGAGAAAATACAGGTGATCAAATCCAGACTCGGCCAGCTTATGACCAAGAAGTCCAAGTCTGAGAGAGCGAGGCCCTCTGTAGGGCTCAGTGAATTCGGTAAAGAGAAACCTGAAAATCTGCTCACCAGCCGTAGAGAGGAGGCATCCAACCTCCAAGGCATTAGCAGACACCCTCCATGCCTCCAAGAATCCATAGACAATGTGCCTCTCTCTGTTTTAAAAAGTAATCTTAAAGCGAAAAAAGGCTCCAAATCCTCACGAGATCGGAGTAAAGGAAACTCGAGACAATTTGACCGACCACAATCCCCACCAAAGTCAACTTCAGATGTAATTGTTATATCTGATGATGAGGCTACATTAGATGTTGGTAGAGCAAGAAGGCCTGAGTGTTTGTCTGAGAACTACCAAATTAAAAATGAACCAGATGCCTCTGACAAGAATCGTAGTCCCTGGCGTGATTACGATGGAGACATGAGTGAATCTCAGGTGTTTGAATTTGAAACACAGGAAGATATGGTGTCTGCCTGGTCCAAAAGAGATTCGGAAAGTAACATGCCACCCGAAAAGCCCAAAGACGATAGCCCTGTCAGTCCAACTTCAAGAGAGCCTTTATCAAGCTGGGAATGTGATACACAACCGATCTATGACGAGGATATCGAAAGAGCCTGTCAGCAGGTTGAGAAGGAGCTTGAGAAGCCTAAGACCCCACCTCAAGGGCTCAAACGGGCCATTGTTGTCAAAAAAAGAAATATTCTTGTTGATGCAAAACCATTGGCCTCCAAATGCCTGAGCAAGAAACCTACCGTGGTAGAAAAACGATTCAAAGAGCCTGTGAAGGATGCTCCCCATGCAGTCACACCGCCATTGAGAAAAAGCAGTTCAACGGTACGTTCAAACAGACTGGAAACTGAGAcacactcttccttaaccacaTCAGCTATCTCACACAAAACGTCATTAACTCCAGCCATTGTCCCTCCTAAAAAAGTCAGAAAAGCCATAGAGCCTGTGTCCACAGCTGAGAAGCTTGGCCTTAAGAAGAAGGTGCGAAAGGCCTTTGATCTTTCCCAGGGATCACGTGATTCTGTTGGTGATCTGAGGCACCACGGCGCTACAGTCAATGTCCCACAGGCCAAGAAGCTGACCCGACAGACCAAGAGGTCGAAGGTGACCTTCCCTCAGAAGAGAGTGGTCAAAGGGAGTAACAATAAGCTGTTCCAGTTCTTCAGGCAGAGCAAGCAGGCATTGGGAGCCGGAATCTCTGAAAAGGCAGAGCCAATGAAGAGAAATCCGAAAAAGATTGATGAAATTCAAACTCCCAGTTTTGCTACAGAGGAGGACGATGAAGACGAGGACTTGCAGTGTTCCCAGCAAGATCCTGCCCGTCATGAGGAACAGCTGACGTTCAATCGCAGCTCTCAAAGAGCCAATGAGGACAAACCAGCATCCTCTAATACAGTGAGTAGTGTGTTGTCTAACATGGACAGGCAGATCTCTCCATACTTTCAAAGGAATGATGTCACACCTGGACCTTCTGGTCAAGTCCCCAATAGCAATGAAGgtgaagatgatgatgaagacTGGATGCACCTCACCCAAATGGAACCAACTGAAATGGAGATGTGCACGCAgttggaggaggaagaagatttCTTCTACACACAGCGGGACCCTGTAGACATGGACATTGACGCAGACAGCCAGAGGCCCTTTGAGGATAAAGGAGGGTCTTCAGACTTGACATGGTTTAAACAGGCAGACGAAGGTCAAGAGGCTCCACTTGCCACACAGACTTTTAAGAAACCGGCTACTCCGCCACCCTCACGCTCTAACTTGACTCAGGATGATGAGCGCTTGTTCCTGAAACCAGGAATGTCTCCTATGTCAGTTAAAAAGGCCAAGCCGTCCACCACCAAGATCTACGCAACCTCAAGCTCCAGGAGTGCCTCCTTGGtgcaagagatggagagaactgCCAATGCTCCATTTTCGGCTTCTTCTGCACCTGCTGGAAGAGGTAGGCCTGCCCGGCCAGTTGTGCCTGCCCGGCCAGTTGTGCCAGTCCTGCCAGTCGTGCATGCACAAAGTCCCTGTGTACGACAACTTCCTCCTCATCTTGAGGTTGGTCAGTCTCTTCCACTGAATCGACTCTTATACAAACCCATcgcaccacaaccaccacctaaACCCATTCCACCAAAACAACCACCACCCAGACCTGAACAAAACCTCCCCCGTCCACCTTGCCTGCCCCTCCGCCCTGTCCAGCACAGCAACACATGTTCCACCCCCCAGCCCTCCACCTCCAGGCATGACGCCCCTTTCCGAAGTCAGATACCCAACCCAGAGGTTGGCTTCAGATTTGATACCAGCTTCCTAGTTCAACACATCCTGAAATGGACCTTTGATATGTTCAGTAACTACAAGCAGTTTGGTATACCCTCTGAGGTATGCGAATTACCACTGAAGGAAGTAGGATCCAGCTTCAGCTCTTATGATGAATACTACAAGACCTTTTACCCCCTGCTTCTCACCAACACTTTTGAGGAG CTTGCAGGTGAATGGCTAAAGAACAAGGAATCGGGAAAGGTGGTAACTCAGAATTTAAAAGTTGTCGCACATGAGTACAGCCACAGTGTTTGGAATGTCAGCTTTACAG CGAGCATTATTGCCAGTGATGACTCCCGTCAGATGTTCCCACGGGAGGAGGACCTGGTCATTCTGTGGCTGCCCCAGAATAGAGGTGCTTACTCTTGGCATGAGCAGGACCTCTTGGATCCCCAAGAACAATTTGGATATGTGCAGAGATCCAATGTCTGCAACGGAGGCGTGG GCCAGTGCCCAACTCTGAACCTGATGATAAAGACCCTGGGGAATGTGAGGTTGGCGAACAAGCAGGCAGTGCGCTGTGATGTGGTGGGCTCCCTGGTCAGCACCATGAGGGAGTTCAGGGCAATCTGTCTGCTCAATGGCAGCTCTATGCGCAAGCCCCTCTTGGCCCCACATGTCTCCTACTTCCAACCTGGCCCGGAGGTCATCCCCAGCCTCAACCTGCCT GATTACAACCTAGACCAGATGAGGGCGGTGACAACCGGTTTGTCTGTCATCAGGAACCAGCAACTCACCCCAAAAATCTGCCTGATACACGGACCCCCAGGAACGGGAAAGAGCAAAACCATCGTGGGTATGCTGCAAAAGCTGTTCTCTGAG GGAGTACAGAGCATGACTCCTCCAGTAAACAGACATTCTGAACCCCGACGCATGAGGGTCCTCCTGTGTGCCCCGTCCAACGCCGCCATCGACAACCTGATGAAGAAGATTATCCCGGTCTTCAAGGAGAAGTGCAGGAACATCCAGG GTAACTGTGGGGACATCAATCTGGTGAGGCTTGGGAACGAAAGGACAATCTCcaagaatttaaaaccttttagCCTGGACAGTCAGGTGAAAAACAAAACAC AAAGGGCCCAGATGTCACAGGACTCAGACATCCACCGGCGCAGAGCACAGCTGGACGAGAACATAGACAAGATCTCCAAGATATTGCCAAAACTGCAAAAGAAAGAGGAAATG TACCATGAGCTGGCAGCACAGAAGTCCAGAATgctccaagagagagagacactcagcCTCCAACTCAAAAAA TCTCGTATTAGGAAGCAGGAAACCCAGGCCCAGGTACTGCAAGATGCCCATATGGTCTGCTGCACCTTGAGCACCAGCGGCAGCACCGTCCTGGAGTCGGCGTTCCGGCGCCTGGGACACAAACCCTTTAGCTGCGTCATCGTGGACGAG GCAGGGCAGGCCACCGAGACGGAGACTCTCATCCCTTTGCTCTACCATTGCAACGCCCTCATCCTGGTGGGAGACCCCCATCAACTGCCCCCTACGGTTATCTCTCAG AAAGCGAAGGAGTTGAAGTACGGCCAGTCCCTGATGGCTCGGCTGGTGAAGAACCTGGCTCGCTACTGTAAGGAGAACAAGAAGCCCAGCCCTGTGGTCTTCCTTAGCTGCCAGTACCGCATGCACCCCGAAATCTGCGAGTTCCCCTCCAAGCACATCTACTGCAAGGCCCTTAAAACTGACAG TGAGActgcagagaggagggggaacatTGGCTGGCCTCTCCTGCCCTACCGTGTGTTTGACGTGACCGACGGTCAGGAGGTCAAGGAGGGAGC GTCGTTCAGCAACCTGAAAGAGGTGCAGCTGGTAGTGTTCCTGCTGAGGCTGATGGCTGAGAAGCAGCAGGTCAAGGTGGGGGTCATCACGCCGTACAATGCCCAGAAGGACCGCATCAACCGCGAGATGGCCAAGGTGGTCAACAAGAACCTCAC GGTGGACGTTGACACTGTGGAAGGCTTCCAGGGCCGAGAGATGGACTGTGTCATTGTCTCCTGCGTCAGGGCGAGCCACGAGCAGGGCGGCATTGG atTCCTGGGGAATCGCCAGAGGTTGAATGTGACCATCACCCGGGCCAAGTTTAGCCTGTTCATTCTGGGCCATCTACGGACACTCCAG GAAAACCAAGACTGGGGTGCGCTCATCAAGGATGCTGCGACACGAGACGTCATTATATCAACGAATGAGATGACCTTCAAGACGGACGCCAGGAAGATCTTCAAAAAGGAGCTGACCAGGAGCTCGTCTTACCCCCTCAGAGAACCAGGCCCTCCCTCTGCTGCCCCCTGTCCCAACGCCGATCCCCCCAGGCCTGCTCCCTTCCAGCTACGCCGCTCTTCTGAGCCAGCCCTGTTCGCCCAGGGCAGGGACTCCCCCCAGCAGCCCTGGTCGGCATCCCCTCCCCAGGACGCTGACAGGCCCAGAGACCCCCGTCTGGTAGTCCAGACACCCCAGCATAGACCAGACTGGAATCCGGGAGCTGAAAGAATCAGGCTCCCACAAGCCGAGATCAGAAGAGACCCACGAGCTGAGAGGGATCCACGAGGATGCAACAGCCCAGAACAGCGTCACCCAACTGGGTACCAAAACCAGAGATGGGCtgtcagggagagggacagagagcaacACCGTTCACCAATCACCGCGCCATACCCAGGAGATGGAGTCAACAGACCACCGAGGGACCCCAGTCAGAGAGACTATAATTGCTACAGTGCTACAGCCTtcaaccaccacacacacactcacccccggAAACGAGACCCAGACCCCCGATGGATCCCTCCCACCCACtccaagagggggagagagaggactgaccACTGA